A part of Alkalinema sp. FACHB-956 genomic DNA contains:
- a CDS encoding NIL domain-containing protein, with product MSQSQSPSLVQKHLRIQIPPKHHQVPVISQLVSEYGLIVNIKAAILDQQATSSGWFDISLQGDRENLQNGLNYLKDLDVEIWTNKDKHLN from the coding sequence ATGTCCCAATCCCAATCCCCTTCCCTAGTCCAGAAACATTTACGAATTCAGATTCCGCCCAAACATCATCAAGTTCCAGTGATTTCTCAATTGGTTTCAGAGTACGGTTTAATTGTCAACATCAAGGCTGCAATTTTGGATCAACAGGCAACCAGTAGTGGCTGGTTTGATATTAGTTTGCAGGGGGATCGAGAGAATCTACAGAATGGTCTGAATTATCTAAAAGATTTAGATGTAGAAATCTGGACTAATAAAGATAAACATCTTAATTAA